One window of Burkholderia vietnamiensis LMG 10929 genomic DNA carries:
- a CDS encoding ABC transporter permease subunit translates to MRTSASTPSAPVSAGAASTGAGRARRSRFAALSRLLPSGRSVAIGVPFLWLTVFFALPFVLVFKISFADQVMSIPPYTSLVEMKDGAVHFVLQLSHYAFLLQDDLYIATYLSSLKMAAVSTLLCLLIGYPMAYYIARAEPGRRNVLMMAVMLPFWTSFLIRVYAWIGILKDDGLLNHALIALGIIHTPLRLYHSDAGVYIGMVYSYLPFMVMPLYAHLVKMDLTLLEAAYDLGAKPWVAFTRITLPLSKNGIIAGSLLVFIPAVGEYVIPELLGGADTLMIGRVMWDEFFNNMDWPMASAVTVAMVLLLLVPMALFQYYQVKELEEAK, encoded by the coding sequence ATCAGAACCTCCGCTTCCACTCCGTCCGCGCCGGTTTCCGCCGGCGCGGCCAGCACCGGCGCCGGCCGCGCGCGCCGCAGCCGCTTCGCCGCGCTGTCGCGCCTGCTGCCGTCGGGCCGCAGCGTCGCGATCGGCGTGCCGTTCCTGTGGCTCACCGTGTTCTTCGCGCTGCCGTTCGTGCTGGTGTTCAAGATCAGCTTCGCCGACCAGGTGATGAGCATCCCGCCGTACACGTCGCTCGTCGAGATGAAGGACGGCGCCGTGCACTTCGTGCTGCAACTGTCGCACTACGCGTTCCTGCTGCAGGACGACCTGTACATCGCGACCTATCTCAGCTCGCTGAAGATGGCCGCGGTGTCGACGCTGCTGTGCCTGCTGATCGGCTATCCGATGGCCTACTACATCGCGCGCGCGGAGCCCGGCCGGCGCAACGTGCTGATGATGGCCGTGATGCTGCCGTTCTGGACGTCGTTCCTGATCCGCGTGTACGCATGGATCGGCATCCTGAAGGACGACGGCCTGCTGAACCACGCGCTGATCGCGCTCGGCATCATCCATACGCCGCTGCGCCTCTATCACAGCGACGCGGGCGTCTACATCGGGATGGTCTATTCGTATCTGCCGTTCATGGTGATGCCGCTGTACGCGCACCTCGTGAAGATGGACCTCACGCTGCTCGAGGCCGCGTACGACCTCGGCGCGAAGCCGTGGGTCGCGTTCACGCGCATCACGCTGCCGCTGTCGAAGAACGGGATCATCGCCGGCAGCCTGCTGGTGTTCATTCCGGCGGTCGGCGAATACGTGATTCCGGAACTGCTCGGCGGCGCCGACACGCTGATGATCGGCCGCGTGATGTGGGACGAGTTCTTCAACAACATGGACTGGCCGATGGCGTCCGCGGTGACGGTCGCGATGGTGCTGCTGTTGCTGGTGCCGATGGCGTTGTTCCAGTACTACCAGGTCAAGGAACTGGAGGAAGCGAAATGA